The window AGAAGGAGGGAATACTACGTTGTTAGGTGAGCCGAAGGCTCCACCATGCCGCGATCTTGATGCCTGCTAAATTACCACGAactaataataacaaaaaaaatgcttGTTGCGTTTTGTAGCATCCTTCAGTTATGCTGTCTCTGGCCTATTTGATTCAAAGATTTCCCTTGTTTACTTCCAATTTTCCTGCCAGTTGGGAATCTTGTGGATTTAATCCTTTCATGGTTACAAACCCTTTCTGCTTTTTTAATTATGTACCAGGTGCATAATATGGATGGCCTTTGTGTCCACATTACCTTAATACTTTCGATTGGTACACTTGAGGACTTAAAAAGTTATCACAAAATGTCTGGTTAATTGTAAATCTCTGTTTAGATGCACTTACGATTTCAAGGGTTTTTGCGTGCTCTTTGGGAGTAATTCCTTtgctattgatattgaacttaTTTGGTTGATTGATGGACTTTTGTATGGATGGCACAAAGCAGCCATGGTCATAGTATTTTTTCCTAATTCTCTGTCAGGTGAGCTCATTTTCAGCCGAAAGCAAAGCCCTTAAAACGTTAAGACAGGGAAGCGGCATGCGTCAAGATGTATGAACTTCCCATACAATACGGGGAAGCTCTCATTCGAACCAGCGTTGCAAAAATATGTAACCATTAATAGCGTTTGGTGTCGAAGCATACAAGTTTTCTAGCGCTAAAAGGCTTGAGCAAGACAGTGTATGAGAATATAATAGCCCAAGTTTTGAAAGTGATTCTGCAAGCCACACGCGGTTATTTCATATGTCTTCTCCGCTGGCCGGTTCCAGTCCTTGCTTCACGTCTTACGATAAAGATATGTTGCTGGACGTCACACGAAACTTGACAGTGAAATTACAGGCTAGGCACAAGAGTATGGGAGCGTCACCTCCTATCACAAAACTGAATCTCGGTTTAACTATTTTCTGCCTGGGAAACGAGATTTTCACTCTGAGAGCTCTCGGGTATTTGCATCAAAGATGGAGTCATGTTAGTTGGCAAGGCTAGAATAGCATTTCGAATATTCTGCCACGTTTCATTACGACGAAAAGAGAAACCATACCATTGTGATTAATTGAAACGTTATCACTGTGGACAATTTGCCGAAACCCATCAGTTCATGTGTACCAAGTAGGTGACCCCGCGGGCTTGAAACGTCTTTTCCATTTTTGCTCAAGCTCTTTCCTACCATCCAACAATAATATTTTCTCAATAATGATTTAGCGAAATCAACAAGAAGTCAAAACCACTTTCATGAACCAACCCACCCACGCCACTAATAATTTTGGTTGGACTACAAATCCAGCTTTCTGGGACAAACGAGCATTATCCATTCTAACTCGAAATGCCATTTGTGCTGAAATCTAATTACATTAGTACATAAATATATGTGCATCACGCCTTTGAAGGGTCCCAACATCCACCATCAAAATGAGAGTCCCCACTATAAATGTGCTTCCATCATCCACCACTACTTCCAGGTCACATCATTGATACAAAAAAGCACAGCATATCAAGAGAACTTTGACAATTTCTTCACTACATGAATCTAGCAAGACACTAGGGGTGCGTTCCTATTACTCTACAAATAACACCAGACCTTCTCCAGAATAAAGCTACAATAAGGCAAAAGGTGGGATCATGGCATCTGACATAGATTTCAATTAAAGGAAGCAAAAGTTGATTTTCATAAAGTCTGATCTTACGGACGGGGAATCAATTGGCCACAGCAAACTTTGTTTTTTGGGACTGGGATGTTATGACATTGATGAGGCCTACGGAGGAGGATTTGTTTCAGGCTTGATAAGGTTGGAGGCATCTGGTGGTTGCGTGTGGTATATAGCTGAAGCAAGAGATATAGGCATTATACAGAGTGCCTTGGATTGAAGAAACTGCATAGCTGCCCCAACATTTTCTTCCATGAGTTTTGCTACCTGACGTTCAGTACCATCATTTGACCACTTGTCCCAGGCCGGCTGGGGTCTTCCACCTTCGCCGCTCTCTTCCTTCGTAAAGCACATAAAACAGATAAATGTGTAGAATGGAACCAGAGGGCACAGCAGACCAAAGACAGTTGTTTTATTACCTCAACTGATGATATTGGAATATCCGTCACAAGTGGTGCCACTGCGCCAGCTCCCCCCAATCTACTCATGCTCAACACCTGTAAGGTCATCAACTTATAACTCCTTTTTCAAGTGCAGCTAGGCAGAAGATGCAGATGCTCTACAGATTTAGAGTCTTTCAcaaagattgaattttttaAGGCAGGGAAGGGAGGAGCTCCAATGGATGTCAAAATGGATTCTCGTAAACAACAACCTATATTGATTTCAGTGCTAACTCAGAGTGTGGCAGTATCTATCAAAAGGTATCATGCCAACCAGTAAAAAGACACAAGTTGCATGACATTCAGATCAATTTATAAATCTGCCAGTCACAGATCACAGTTTAACCAACAAGAGAAATAATGTATCTTAGAGCATAGCTGCTGTCATCCAAAAAGAATATCTATAATGTTACATGACCAAAAAATTGCATCCAATCTGTATGCAGAATAGTAATGAACAGGCTAAAATCAAGATTGAACTGTAGCACTCCTCCAACGGCCATAATTATATAGTGAAATAGGGCATAAAAGTCCACAAATAACTCATAAAATAAATAGATAGAAATAACTGTCATAAATTAcacaaattcggacagattgCAAGACATTCCTTATCTGAAAAGGGTCATTAAACATGAAGCCCCAAAAGAAGTTTAAATTTTCTGAATGATCACCGAATAAAACAGACATCATCTCAGAAGAATTACCTTCACCTGAAGTCTCAGGAACTTCACATAATCTACAATTTCATCAAGCATTGCGGCCCTGTCAGTCtataaaaataaatcaaaataaaactatTAACAAGGCTGCAAGagaaattcttctttttttccttctaaatCTCAGTACCTTGGACAACCAAGAAATATTTCTGAACTATGTTGGAGCTCAAGTGTTGCTATTTTAAGATCCAATATCAAAACAAGGCTTAAAAGTCTGGGAATCCCACAAATGGGAGGTGTAAAAGCTCTATAAAGCTATTACAGCAACAGATTGTTGGACAGGCAACTTGGCAAAGCTAAATTAGATCAAGTATTTTTGCTCTATGTGCGTCCCTAAATACTTAGTATAAGATTGCCgatttctgaaattttcatttCCTGGAAGACATAAGAAAGTCCTTTCAAAAGATCAATTAAATCTACGCAAGCTGAAGCTTACAGGAATAAGAAAAACGAAATACTTCTTCCTAAAATAAATGACATCCAAAGAAAACAGTCATAGATTATCATTCCTACGCCTTCAAACTAAGGTAAGTTATTTGGTGCTTCTACGAAAAACCAAGTGCACAATGTCCCACCATGGCCAGGATGTAGGAGGGGTAAGGAGTACGTGATTTAACCCGTACACACtttttatactaaaaaaaaaacctttcagAAAGAGGTTTGAATGGGGTTTAGGCAGATAATAGCGTTTGGTTTTTATCTACTTGACTTgctttttaatcaaaataaaattcTGTAAGCTGCATGGATCTGTTTCTCTACCACTCTATTGCTTAGAGTCCCTAGGTTCCCTCAGAATCAAAAGCATCACTGAGATGTTGCAACAAAGTATACTCACCTTATTGACACTGGGAACCAATTCTTGCAAAGCTCTAATTCTTTCTGCTATTCTTTCTCTGCGTAGCTGTGCCAAGCcaagaaaagaagatggcctgatgATATTAACAAATGAAGAAATGCAAAAAAGGGCTTTGAATGTTTGCCCCAGAATGGTGTAGGAAATAGTAAAACAAAAAGACATCACCACTCAAACATATTGCAAACTTCTTCAGCAATTACAGctaaaatatgataaaaattaCTCAAATTTGTCCATCAATACTATTGACATAATCTTCTTCCCCATAGCAAAGAGGAAGTATTCATTTTGATGGATAGATGCAAAAGCTCACATCTAACCAATCACAAATCTACAAATAACGATTCTTGAATTAGACTTCAATTAGACATTCAGGAGGCATACCCTCTCAGCTATACTGTGAGGATCTGTAGCCTGACCTCGCCTTGCCCGCACCCTTGGTCGAATTGCAGGTGGATGTGGAACTACAGGAACTGTCGTTGGCAATGGCTGTCCATGGAAACCCTGGAAGAAAGAGTACTATAATTGTCACAAATGATGATGCCAAATTGCATCACCTTCAAAAGTTTCATGATTCATGAAGTCATACTTAACTCAAAAACTAATACAAGATAGATCAAAACCAAGAAGCAGAGATCTGCAGTGCCTAGAAATTTTGATCATAGAAATTTTAAACATCTtcccttaaaaaaaatgattgagcTTTTTGTTATTCAATTTAAGAAGGTAAAAATCTGCCTATTTCGCAACAAAAAAGGCCACAAGTATACGTGCAAAAAAGTATACTGGATTTTGCTTTACAAAAATCACTGGAAAGGCAGAAATCAGTATGTGAAgtacaaaaatgaaaaagaaaatttaaagcaTGCCTGGAGATAATCAAAACTTCATTCCGGCATCGGAACTACACCTTTTTTACATTAAAATTATCAGCCCAAAACAAACATTGCCAGGAATAACACTTTTGGAATTGTGTCGTCCCACTGAAACCAAACACTAAGCTCTCGCCATTAAACCTCTGGCGCACGAATTTGTTGGTAAACGAAATCAACGAGACAGGGTAGAACTCTAACAACTTTTGGCTACCAGTAGGCTTCTAAAAGTTATGTGCATGAGCGTCTAAAACACTCAATATCCATAATTGCTTGTAATATTCATAACTactccttttttttcacttcaccAAGCAAGGAACAAAGTTAGAACATCTCTCAAAGAGAGAACTTACAGGTCTGACGGAAGAAGCAGCAGGTCTGCCATCAACGACGTCGTCTCGGAACCTCTTCCCGCTCCCGGAGGCTTCTTCCATCTTCACAAACCCTCCCGCCTTGCCTTGCTCCAAACTCAGCCCTAAAGGAAAATTACCCCCGTGAAAGGTACCACCAGTGCCAACACCGAGTCCAACTCCAACGCCGAGGCCGACACTGGCGAGGTGAGAGGAGGCGTCGCCGGAGCTGAGCTGGAGCATCATGGGAGGCGGCAAGGCATGGGCGTCATTCCCGGGAGCCAAGTTGGGGTCGGTTGGGGCTGCAGCTCCGGCATAGGCAGGAAACCCTAGGATTTGCTCAAGGAAGTCGTCGGAGGGGCCGTCAGTGGGATTATTAGCCATAAAAGTGAAGGGGAGAGCAACAAGTGAACAAGGTGGAGTGAGAAGGATTCTCCGAGTTAGAGTTCTCCTCCAATTTCATGGACTgctatatgtacatatatatacacacgaATTCCGGTATGTGTAAAGAGCGACAATGAGAGCGAGAATGAGAGAGCAGCTGATGGAATTCAACTTTCTACTGATTACTGTGGGGGAAGAAGCGAAATAAAGGGGGCCGGAATGGCTTgctctctttcttcctttctttgaacctttttttttttttttttaatgcttaCGAATGGTATATAACAAAAGGAGcccttttttatcaaatttacaTGCCTGTCCTTTTATTACCGCTACACTAGGAGACCAGGACCACTaccactttccttcctcatGTTTTTCCTCGTGTATTTAGCCTTTCTAATCGATCCGCTGCTACATTTTACGAAAGATGCTGGGCAGgagtacaatttttttttttttagggtagCTGACCTGACGGTGTACCTTCTAGTTAGAGCATCCATCAGAGTTCTCGACACTTGTCACAAAAATGGAGATAAATCCAACAACCCAAATAAGGGTTGGGGCTCGAAGTGGATCCAGGTCCTttttttggaccaaaaaaaaaaaggagtacaATTTTTTAGCCTTTTTAATCGATCTGCTGCCGGTtcatgtttgtttggataaagtATTATTTCAAACAAATGTTATAGCACATcctgtgatgtgatatatatgagataaaaagatgattaaaaatattaaaaaatagattaaaaaatatgtttataatacaatcaaaatattatttaaaaatactTAATACCCAAGCCAGTGTTTCCAATTTCCAATGAGTATTTATTGTTAAGAAAGAGGTTTTCTCATATCAAATCAACGTTCAATGTTCCGAAAAACTTTCAATAGTTCCTCATAGTCAAGACAACTCCAAAGATAATTGGCTATCAAAAAAATTTGATCTGTATATTCAGATACTCCCACAAAATTCCGTTGCAATCACAGCTTTGGAGTCCGtttgaattgcaatttttttgaaaattttgtaaaaaaaaaacatacttTTAACGATTTGATGGATGTAAAATAAAATAGCAATAAAAAGATGTGTTCAGAaaaaacataaattttttttaaaaaaaaatagcaatccaaaaaaGACCCAAAATTTTGTGATTACTGAGTAAGacaaccaaaatacaaggctGGAGCAATGGCTGGATTTGAGTCCATAGTTATTAAATTCGACTTAACTCGACAGTTGAATCGATCGGCCTAATGATCCAGGCATTAGATTAAGCCGAATCTCTATTTTGATTGGACAAATTCGGTTGACTCGATGATTCAATTGAAAATCTGTCCGACATTTCAAATGATCcgattaccttttttttttgttttattgtgggcctttatttttgaaacaaaatgtatatatacttttgataaaatttatacgttgaattttcatttaaatatatatagacTTTACCActtgtttagtttttatttgataactaaaattttttttaataaacttctttatatttttattatacaattaattcttttaacttttaaactgacaatatttgattagttagaaaattaatttatttttaaataaaaataaaaaataatactaaattttttaaaaacaagcgatataaattttgtttataattgactatattatttatttatttaaaagtaCGATaacatttaattaattaatatctatatatttattatatatctTTTTAAGTATAATAATTAGTCTCTAAAaaactttattatatattttatgtatattaaaattactattttttatttatataaatgttaaaTTAATACTCACAAATTCAACCAATGATCCGCTAATTGGTTGAACCAGTGACCTAGTGATCCAATTCCTTTGCCGGACTGGATTTAATAACTATGTTTGAGTCCATTGGATTCCATTTCCCAAGTCCAAATCCCCCCAATCCCAAACGCAAGTTCCTCTTCAACCTTGTTTGGCTGCCTGTATTCTACTATATGCTATATATTCACCATCCTCTTTCTTCTTCCACGagttaaaatttatttattgcaCAAAAGACATATTAGAACATAAAATAAATGGCGATAGTCGAACCAATTTCCACAATGTCAAAGGCAATTAAAATCGCTTTCAACACTCTCAGCAATCGACCAATGGGCCACGACAATATCCACTACCAAATGCAAAGCTCACTACAAAACAAGTTGAAACCCCAAGTGACAATTGCAGACAAACATGAATTCACATTCAAAAGTCCAAATGGACGAGACATGGACACAGCCGTATGGGTTTCGATGTTCAGTAGTATTTGGAGTGCCttaccctctctctctctctctctctctatatatatatatatatatatatataatatatatttttggggTTTTAGGTGGGGGGAGCGGGGAGAGGTACTAAGTACACACCACACTCGTACGTAcacttgaaaaaaagaaaaccagcCCAGAAAACAGCATGCTTGGAGCTTAAAATATCAGCAGGTTATAGGTTGATATGCGAAGTTAATATCAAGTCTTCTGCTTGAGTCGCATTGTGTCAGATCAAACAAATTACGCCAAGAGGAGTCAAGCGGATAAGATAATACAGTAATATGAACAGAAAAAGAAACCGGGAATAGAGATGACATCAAATAAAATCACATATTAACGTCAAatgaaaaacatgcaaacagaATACATTATGTGAAACCATACTAAAATTTTCCAGTTGTTATGAAGAAGATAATTTGTAGCCAAAAAGGTAAAagtagaaaaagaagaaagatttaaaaaaaaaaaaaggcttgaaATGGAAAACtagctagtttgggagtttagaatagaaaagaagagaagagaaagggtaagttagaaaagaaaagaaaagaaaggatggaAAATGATCTAAGTTTCTACCGGgggttttaagaaaaaaaaaaaggtaaagcaattttcttttatttgggaGCTGTgtacaaatgaaaagaaaagatatttAAACAAGTTAAT is drawn from Coffea arabica cultivar ET-39 chromosome 1c, Coffea Arabica ET-39 HiFi, whole genome shotgun sequence and contains these coding sequences:
- the LOC140037828 gene encoding transcription factor UNE12-like isoform X1; the encoded protein is MANNPTDGPSDDFLEQILGFPAYAGAAAPTDPNLAPGNDAHALPPPMMLQLSSGDASSHLASVGLGVGVGLGVGTGGTFHGGNFPLGLSLEQGKAGGFVKMEEASGSGKRFRDDVVDGRPAASSVRPGFHGQPLPTTVPVVPHPPAIRPRVRARRGQATDPHSIAERLRRERIAERIRALQELVPSVNKTDRAAMLDEIVDYVKFLRLQVKVLSMSRLGGAGAVAPLVTDIPISSVEEESGEGGRPQPAWDKWSNDGTERQVAKLMEENVGAAMQFLQSKALCIMPISLASAIYHTQPPDASNLIKPETNPPP
- the LOC140037828 gene encoding transcription factor UNE12-like isoform X2 — translated: MANNPTDGPSDDFLEQILGFPAYAGAAAPTDPNLAPGNDAHALPPPMMLQLSSGDASSHLASVGLGVGVGLGVGTGGTFHGGNFPLGLSLEQGKAGGFVKMEEASGSGKRFRDDVVDGRPAASSVRPGFHGQPLPTTVPVVPHPPAIRPRVRARRGQATDPHSIAERLRRERIAERIRALQELVPSVNKTDRAAMLDEIVDYVKFLRLQVKVLSMSRLGGAGAVAPLVTDIPISSVERAAKVEDPSRPGTSGQMMVLNVR